One genomic window of Clostridioides sp. ES-S-0054-01 includes the following:
- the tuf gene encoding elongation factor Tu, with translation MAKAKYERTKPHVNIGTIGHVDHGKTTLTAAITKTLYDRYQLGEAVDFANIDKAPEERERGITISTAHVEYETPNRHYAHVDCPGHADYVKNMITGAAQMDGAILVCSATDGPMPQTREHILLSRQVGVPYIVVFLNKCDMVDDEELLELVEMEVRDLLTEYDFPGDDTPIVRGSALMALEDPKSEWGDKIVELFEQIDEYIPAPERDTDKPFLMPVEDVFSITGRGTVATGRVERGVLKVQDEVELVGLTEAPRKVVVTGVEMFRKLLDQAQAGDNIGALLRGVQRNEIERGQVLAKTGSVKAHTKFTAEVYVLKKEEGGRHTPFFDGYRPQFYFRTTDVTGACKLPEGIEMVMPGDNVTMEVDLINSIVVEEGLRFSIREGGRTVASGVVATIIE, from the coding sequence ATGGCTAAAGCTAAATACGAAAGAACAAAACCTCATGTTAATATAGGGACAATAGGACACGTAGACCACGGTAAAACTACATTAACAGCAGCAATAACAAAAACATTATATGACAGATACCAATTAGGAGAAGCAGTAGATTTCGCAAACATAGATAAAGCTCCAGAAGAAAGAGAAAGAGGAATCACAATATCAACAGCACACGTTGAGTATGAAACACCAAATAGACACTACGCACACGTTGACTGCCCAGGACATGCTGACTACGTTAAGAACATGATAACAGGAGCAGCACAAATGGATGGAGCAATATTAGTTTGTTCAGCAACAGATGGACCAATGCCACAAACAAGAGAGCATATACTATTATCAAGACAAGTTGGAGTACCATATATAGTAGTATTCTTAAACAAATGTGATATGGTAGATGACGAAGAGTTATTAGAGTTAGTAGAGATGGAAGTAAGAGATTTATTAACAGAGTATGATTTCCCAGGAGATGACACTCCAATAGTAAGAGGGTCAGCATTAATGGCATTAGAAGATCCAAAGAGCGAGTGGGGAGATAAGATAGTAGAATTATTCGAGCAAATAGATGAGTATATCCCAGCACCAGAGAGAGATACAGACAAGCCATTCTTAATGCCAGTAGAGGACGTATTCTCAATCACAGGAAGAGGAACAGTTGCAACAGGAAGAGTGGAAAGAGGAGTACTAAAAGTACAAGACGAAGTAGAATTAGTAGGATTAACAGAAGCGCCAAGAAAAGTAGTAGTAACAGGAGTAGAGATGTTCAGAAAATTATTAGACCAAGCACAAGCAGGTGATAATATAGGAGCATTATTAAGAGGAGTACAAAGAAACGAAATAGAAAGAGGACAAGTACTAGCAAAGACTGGATCAGTAAAGGCACACACAAAGTTTACAGCAGAAGTATATGTACTTAAAAAAGAAGAGGGTGGAAGACATACACCATTCTTTGATGGATATAGACCACAATTCTATTTTAGAACAACAGACGTAACAGGAGCTTGTAAGTTACCAGAAGGAATAGAGATGGTAATGCCAGGAGATAACGTAACAATGGAAGTAGACTTAATAAACTCAATAGTTGTAGAAGAGGGATTAAGATTCTCAATAAGAGAAGGTGGAAGAACAGTAGCTTCAGGAGTTGTTGCTACAATAAT
- the rpsL gene encoding 30S ribosomal protein S12 codes for MPTINQLVRKSRKALEKKSTAPALQKGYNSLNKKVTDASAPQKRGVCTSVKTVTPKKPNSALRKVARVRLTNGIEVSAYIPGEGHNLQEHSVVLIRGGRVKDLPGVRYHILRGTLDTAGVDKRRQSRSKYGAKRPKEAKK; via the coding sequence ATGCCAACAATTAACCAATTAGTTCGTAAAAGTAGAAAAGCGCTAGAGAAGAAATCTACTGCTCCAGCATTACAAAAAGGTTACAACTCTTTAAATAAGAAAGTAACTGACGCTAGTGCCCCACAAAAAAGAGGGGTTTGTACTTCAGTAAAAACAGTTACTCCTAAGAAGCCTAACTCAGCTTTAAGAAAAGTTGCCAGAGTTAGATTAACTAATGGTATAGAAGTTTCTGCTTATATACCAGGAGAAGGACATAACTTACAAGAGCATAGTGTTGTTCTTATAAGAGGAGGAAGAGTAAAAGACCTTCCAGGGGTTAGATACCATATACTAAGAGGTACTCTAGATACAGCAGGTGTTGACAAGAGAAGACAATCAAGATCTAAATACGGTGCGAAGAGACCTAAAGAAGCTAAAAAGTAA
- the fusA gene encoding elongation factor G produces MARKFPLEKTRNIGIMAHIDAGKTTTTERILFYTGQTHKIGETHEGASQMDWMEQEKERGITITSAATTASWKDHRINIIDTPGHVDFTVEVERSLRVLDGSVAVFCAKGGVEPQSENVWRQAETYGVPRIAFVNKMDILGADFYNVVSMMKSRLNSNAVPMQLPIGKEDSFIGIIDLLKMDAVIYKDDLGVEMEETDIPEDMKELAAEWREKLVESVAETDEELMMKYLEGEELTIDELKVAIRKATIACEMNPVFCGTAYRNKGVQLVIDAVLDYLPAPTDIPAIKGILADGEEAERHSSDEEPFSALAFKIMTDPFVGKLAFFRVYSGTLESGSYVLNATKNKRERIGRILQMHANTREEITKVYAGDIAAAVGLKDTTTGDTLCDPANPIILESMEFPEPVISVAIEPSSKAAQEKMGIALQKLAEEDPTFTVKTDQETGQTIISGMGELHLEIIVDRLLREFKVEAKVGAPQVAYRETITQPVDVEYKYSKQSGGRGQYGHVKIRVAPQEPGEGYKFTNKTVGGSVPKEYVGPVDMGIQGAMQSGIVAGYPVVDVAVELYDGSYHEVDSSEMAFKMAGSMAFKDAMKKGNAVLLEPYFKVEVVTPEDYMGDVMGDLNSRRGLIQGMEARSGAQVINAFVPLSEMFGYSTDLRSSTQGRATYTMIFDHYEQVPASVAKKIAEGK; encoded by the coding sequence ATGGCTAGAAAGTTTCCTTTGGAAAAAACTAGGAATATAGGAATCATGGCTCATATAGATGCAGGAAAGACTACTACTACAGAAAGAATCCTGTTTTATACTGGGCAAACTCATAAAATAGGAGAAACTCATGAAGGAGCTTCTCAAATGGACTGGATGGAGCAAGAGAAGGAAAGAGGTATAACAATAACTTCTGCCGCTACTACTGCTTCATGGAAAGACCATAGAATAAACATAATAGATACTCCTGGACACGTGGACTTCACAGTTGAGGTTGAAAGATCTCTAAGAGTTCTTGACGGTTCAGTTGCTGTATTCTGTGCAAAGGGTGGGGTTGAGCCTCAATCAGAAAATGTATGGAGACAAGCTGAAACTTATGGAGTACCTAGAATAGCTTTTGTAAACAAAATGGATATATTAGGTGCAGATTTCTACAATGTTGTAAGTATGATGAAATCTAGATTAAATTCTAATGCAGTTCCTATGCAATTACCAATAGGTAAGGAAGATTCATTCATAGGTATAATAGACTTATTAAAAATGGATGCTGTTATATACAAAGACGACCTAGGTGTTGAAATGGAAGAAACAGACATACCAGAAGATATGAAAGAATTAGCTGCTGAGTGGAGAGAAAAATTAGTTGAGTCAGTAGCTGAAACTGATGAAGAATTAATGATGAAATACCTTGAAGGTGAAGAACTTACTATAGATGAATTAAAAGTTGCTATAAGAAAAGCTACTATAGCTTGTGAAATGAACCCAGTTTTCTGTGGTACAGCTTATAGAAACAAAGGTGTTCAGTTAGTAATAGATGCAGTTTTAGATTACTTACCAGCACCAACTGATATACCAGCTATAAAAGGTATATTAGCAGATGGAGAAGAAGCTGAAAGACATTCTTCTGATGAAGAACCATTCTCTGCATTAGCATTCAAAATAATGACTGACCCATTCGTTGGAAAACTAGCGTTCTTCAGAGTTTACTCTGGAACATTAGAATCTGGTTCTTATGTTTTAAATGCAACTAAGAATAAGAGAGAAAGAATTGGTCGTATATTACAAATGCATGCCAATACAAGAGAAGAAATAACTAAGGTTTATGCTGGAGATATAGCAGCAGCAGTAGGATTAAAAGATACTACTACTGGAGACACATTATGTGACCCTGCTAATCCAATAATACTTGAATCTATGGAATTCCCTGAGCCAGTTATATCTGTTGCTATAGAGCCAAGCTCTAAAGCAGCTCAAGAGAAAATGGGTATAGCTCTTCAAAAACTAGCTGAAGAAGACCCAACTTTCACAGTTAAGACTGACCAAGAAACAGGACAAACTATAATATCTGGTATGGGTGAGTTACACTTAGAGATAATAGTAGATAGATTATTAAGAGAATTTAAAGTAGAAGCTAAAGTTGGTGCACCACAAGTTGCATATAGAGAGACTATAACTCAACCAGTTGATGTTGAATACAAGTACTCTAAGCAATCAGGTGGTAGAGGACAATACGGTCACGTTAAGATTAGAGTTGCTCCTCAAGAGCCAGGTGAAGGATACAAGTTCACAAACAAAACTGTTGGTGGATCTGTACCAAAAGAATATGTTGGTCCAGTTGACATGGGTATACAAGGAGCTATGCAATCTGGTATAGTTGCTGGATATCCAGTTGTAGACGTTGCTGTTGAGTTATATGATGGTTCTTACCATGAGGTTGACTCTTCTGAGATGGCGTTCAAAATGGCTGGTTCAATGGCATTCAAAGATGCTATGAAGAAAGGTAATGCAGTTCTTTTAGAGCCTTACTTCAAAGTAGAAGTTGTTACTCCAGAAGATTACATGGGAGATGTTATGGGTGACTTGAACTCAAGAAGAGGTTTAATCCAGGGAATGGAAGCTAGAAGTGGTGCACAAGTTATAAATGCATTCGTTCCACTTTCAGAAATGTTTGGATACTCAACAGATTTAAGATCTTCAACACAAGGTCGTGCAACTTATACAATGATATTCGATCACTATGAGCAAGTTCCAGCTTCAGTTGCTAAGAAAATAGCTGAAGGAAAATAA
- the rpsG gene encoding 30S ribosomal protein S7, with translation MPRKGNVPKREVLPDPMYGSKVVTKLINNLMVDGKKGKSQRIVYDAFAIVAEKTGEEALEVFNKAMDNIMPVLEVKARRVGGANYQVPIEVRPERRQTLGLRWLVKYTRARGEKGMVEKLAKEIMDAANNTGASVKKKEDTHKMAEANKAFAHYRW, from the coding sequence ATGCCAAGAAAAGGTAATGTTCCAAAAAGAGAAGTTTTACCAGATCCTATGTATGGGAGTAAGGTAGTTACTAAATTAATAAATAATCTGATGGTAGACGGGAAAAAAGGAAAGTCTCAAAGAATAGTTTATGATGCTTTCGCAATTGTTGCTGAAAAGACAGGAGAAGAAGCTTTAGAAGTATTTAATAAAGCAATGGATAATATAATGCCTGTTTTAGAAGTAAAAGCAAGAAGAGTTGGTGGAGCAAACTACCAAGTGCCAATCGAAGTTAGACCTGAAAGAAGACAAACATTAGGCTTAAGATGGCTAGTGAAATATACTAGAGCTCGTGGAGAAAAAGGAATGGTTGAAAAGCTAGCTAAAGAAATAATGGATGCAGCTAACAACACTGGAGCTTCAGTTAAGAAAAAAGAAGATACTCATAAAATGGCAGAAGCTAATAAGGCATTTGCTCATTACAGATGGTAG